Proteins encoded in a region of the Triticum dicoccoides isolate Atlit2015 ecotype Zavitan chromosome 3A, WEW_v2.0, whole genome shotgun sequence genome:
- the LOC119271590 gene encoding late embryogenesis abundant protein Lea14-A-like codes for MGTGEDDDATTAEQGGEDDEQTRDAGGGGGGGGGVMASLVGKAKGFVTEKIAQMPKPEASLERVSFKSISREGVALHSHVDVSNPYSYRIPICELTYTFKSDGNVIASGTMPDPGWIGASGTTKLELPVNVPYDFVMSLMKDLSGDWDIDYVLEVEITIDLPVVGTFTIPVSTEGEMKLPTFRDLF; via the exons ATGGGCACGGGAGAGGACGACGACGCGACGACGGCAGAACAAGGCGGAGAGGATGATGAGCAGACGCGGgacgcaggaggaggaggaggaggaggaggaggggtgatGGCGAGCCTGGTGGGCAAGGCCAAGGGGTTCGTGACGGAGAAGATCGCGCAGATGCCCAAACCCGAGGCTTCGCTAGAGCGGGTCTCGTTCAAGAGCATAAGCCGCGAGGGCGTGGCGCTCCACAGCCACGTCGACGTCAGCAACCCCTACTCGTACCGCATCCCCATCTGCGAGCTCACCTACACGTTCAAGAGCGACGGAAA CGTCATAGCATCAGGCACGATGCCTGACCCCGGGTGGATCGGCGCCAGCGGCACCACCAAGCTGGAGCTGCCGGTGAATGTGCCCTACGACTTCGTCATGTCACTGATGAAAGATCTGAGCGGGGACTGGGACATCGACTACGTGTTGGAGGTCGAGATCACCATCGACCTCCCCGTCGTCGGCACCTTCACCATCCCGGTCAGCACCGAGGGGGAGATGAAGCTCCCCACGTTTCGGGATTTGTTCTGA